Proteins from a genomic interval of Plasmodium reichenowi strain SY57 chromosome 13, whole genome shotgun sequence:
- a CDS encoding hypothetical protein (conserved Plasmodium protein, unknown function): protein MEKELYVDSYIGFKGNISNNLILIRKEKEIDKKYYKEQLKYIEEEEYLENEKKKKLKSVYNLKNIDINHNYYELKREELKYNFFMIYAIGTNIIKENILDNNRTIFKSDESEINKLYVDKNKKYICCCKESKLISNIYIYDFENKKKPIILSLHKFRTVDISISNDGKYLLSSGGHDDKYLILTQIENQKFIYKCHSDYPYTNISFFHKTNNFVIAKLNSIKICYYDFSKKLISEEEVNTSIYKRQFVCLELKENDEYAYLGTTTGDVLVVNIKSKVLEKIIPENYLFGNGLNVIKILDDNTIMTGSGDGYISLIDIEEKKVLRKTKLYGSINSIEMRNKSTLFISIYENIIYVMDLINNNHYVLLLIHNHYINDLCFPFNYNYIMYTCSYNSIMAWQFYDKKAIYLKNIDKGKFIYYDKKFLNIPTEKRKKLCKLNLMHESKINNSLENKKKKNSLQNYEKINKNLICHSIKITNDGNYIALSIHNNIYLLTSKYMKIVTVILNSHYDFCNVLIFYNKYDLITAGNNGDIKFWKFDKGKYLNVNTINYHSSIINQIILYSDKYLCSCSEDGLITIYNIQENTLFKKIIDINNTRYKQISLNNQYDILLCCGNNNIFMYYDLIKYDISKNFYYSPFHNVLSLDIDKKGNYFITGSDDYKIRLYEFKSCTCLYIGVAHNNVIHKCLFTFDNMYIVSASKDESIIYWRVPREIKEKE from the exons ATGGAAAAAGAACTATACGTAGATTCTTATATAGGATTTAAAGGTAACATATCAAATAATCTAATATTAATCcgaaaagaaaaagaaatagataaaaaatattataaagaacaattaaaatacattgaagaagaagaatatttagagaatgaaaaaaagaaaaaattgaaaagtgtttataatttaaagaatattgatataaatcataattattacgAATTAAAGAGAgaagaattaaaatataatttttttatgatttatGCAATTGgtacaaatataataaaagaaaatattttagaTAATAATCGAACTATATTCAAAAGCGACGAATCggaaataaataaattatatgttgataaaaacaaaaaatatatatgttgttGTAAGGAAAGTAAATTGATatcaaatatttatatatatgattttgAGAATAAAAAGAAACCTATAATTTTATCTTTACATAAATTTAGAACAGTTGATATTTCTATAAGTAATGATGggaaatatttattatcatctgGTGGGCATgatgataaatatttaatattaacaCAAATTGAAAAtcaaaaatttatttataaatgtCATTCCGATTATCCTTACACTAATATATCCTTTTTCCACAAAACTAATAATTTCGTAATag CCAAGTTAAACAgtattaaaatatgttattatgACTTTTCTAAAAAATTGATAAGTGAGGAAGAAGTCAATACATCTATTTATAAAAGACAATTTGTATGCTTAGAGTTGAAAGAAAATGACGAGTATGCTTATTTAGGCACAACCACAG gTGATGTGCTGGTggtaaatataaaatccAAAGTATtggaaaaaattatacctgaaaattatttattcgGTAATGGATTAAAcgtaataaaaatattggATGACAACACAATAATGACAg gTAGTGGTGATGGTTATATAAGCCTTATAGAtattgaagaaaaaaaggTCTTAAGGAAAACCAAATTGTATGGGTCTATAAATTCTATAGAAATGAGAAATAAATCTACCTTGTTTATTAGTATTTAcgaaaatataatatatgttatggatcttattaataataatcattatgtattattattaattcatAACCATTATATCAATGATTTATGTTTCCCTTTCaattataattacataATGTATACATGTAGTTATAATAGTATTATGGCATGGCAGTTTTATGATAAGAAGGctatatatttgaaaaatatagaCAAAGGtaaattcatttattatgataagaaatttttaaatataccTACAGAGAAAcgaaaaaaattatgtaaattaaatttaatgCATGAATctaaaattaataattcattagaaaacaaaaaaaaaaaaaatagtttgcaaaattatgaaaaaattaataaaaatttaatatgtCATAGTATTAAAATTACAAACGATGGGAATTACATTGCTTTATctatacataataatatttatttgttaacctccaaatatatgaaaattgTTACTGTTATTCTAAACTCACATTATGATTTTTGTAATgtgttaatattttataataagtATGATTTAATTACTGCTGGAAATAATGGAGATATAAAGTTTTGGAAATTTGATAAAGGTAAATACCTTAACGTTAATACTATAAATTATCATTCTTCTATAATTAATCAAATAATTCTCTACTCGGATAAATAC TTATGCAGTTGTAGTGAGGATGGACTAATAACCATATACAATATTCAAGAAAATACactatttaaaaaaatcatagatataaataatacaagatataaacaaatatcCTTGAATAATCAATATGACATTCTCTTATGTTGcggaaataataatatatttatgtattatgatttaataaaatatgacataagtaaaaatttttattattctcCTTTCCATAATGTACTCTCATTAGATATTGATAAAAAAGGGAACTATTTCATAACAG GTTCAGatgattataaaataagacTCTACGAATTCAAGAGTTGCActtgtttatatatag gaGTTGCTCATAATAATGTAATTCACAAATGCCTATTTACATTTGACAATATGTATATCGTTTCTGCTTCAAAAGACGAaa GTATAATTTATTGGAGGGTTCCTCGtgaaataaaagaaaaagaataa
- a CDS encoding hypothetical protein (conserved Plasmodium protein, unknown function), giving the protein MSFKEKLNKRRKSDEIVFEGYGKIIQEIKTHDAPRGSKQENLSKKLPFFLNKKKKITDYDFMVNISEEDKDVRNVSRTIKLYLNINNDIRLRLSLLYISEQYELFRSYLIALKDMMKSIIVIKVTRKGNIKKKRLSFNSYNMSIIGNWSKKVLLYDEITQINIGSCCTTELKIYENKFQDYNNRGNYVVIRTLYRDYSFLFLTDYDIFMKLKNSSALEKLKFILNNKNNPVLLNDNDVKNNGANQKKDNINMRSQTNNFIDFKRRTVYEQYVNHKDENNTNEDMDLYDTSRGFKFFFFKVLRSIKTKTIDMENDNIKAIMKPNNIIYFNKYNILNHKINSFFLYCQIQLDICGPEIWFTSKFDDILFTHKS; this is encoded by the exons atgAGTTTTAAAGAAAAGTTAAATAAAAGAAGGAAAAGTGACGAAATAGTATTTGA gggctatggaaaaataatacaagAAATCAAAACACATGATGCACCAAGAGGAAGTAAACAAG AAAATTTATCCAAGAAACTTCCCTTTTTCTTGaataagaaaaagaaaatcacg GATTACGATTTTATGGTTAACATATCGGAGGAAGATAAAGATGTTAGGAACGTTTCTAGAACGATAAAACtttatttgaatataaACAATGATATAAGATTAAgattatcattattatatataagcGAACAATATGAATTGTTCAGGAGTTATTTAATAGCTCTTAAGGATATGATGAAAAGTATTATAGTTATAAAAGTTACaagaaaaggaaatataaaaaaaaaaagattgtcatttaattcatataatatgagTATTATAGGAAATTGGTCTAAGAAggtattattatatgatgaaATTACACAAATAAACATAGGTAGTTGTTGTACAACggaattaaaaatatatgaaaataaattcCAAGATTATAATAATCGAGGAAATTATGTTGTCATAAGAACACTTTATAGAGATTATAGTTTCTTATTTCTTACAGATTAcgatatatttatgaaacTTAAAAATTCCTCTGCCCTTGAAAAATtgaaatttatattaaacaataaaaataatccAGTCTTATTAAATGACAACGATGTGAAAAATAATGGAGCTAACCAAAAGaaagataatattaatatgcGTTCTCAAACAAACAATTTTATAGATTTCAAAAGAAGAACAGTTTATGAACAATATGTAAATCATAAAGATGAgaataatacaaatgagGATATGGATTTATATGATACATCTCGTGGatttaaatttttcttttttaaagtATTAAGAAgtataaaaacaaaaacaatAGATATggaaaatgataatataaaagcAATAATGAAGccaaataatattatttattttaataaatataatatactcaatcataaaataaactcattttttctttattgTCAAATACAGTTGGATATATGTGGACCCGAAATTTGGTTTACATCCAAATTTGATGATATACTCTTTACTCACAAAagttaa
- a CDS encoding TBC domain protein, putative → MKLDENNDKKNEEVEQKNISQRMKKLCSILNSPIIDINELKNILWGGISDEVPFIVRARCWKLALGYLPLNTDDTQKVLKKKRDEYENLKKQYYNKMKLSEDELKILRQIKVDIPRTKSCYNIFINKKIQQLSEHVLFIYSVRHPACGYVQGINDLITPFLIVFIRPFILKKEINSDDIDNMIDEDLKNVEADLYFCLSKLLEQIQDNYTFGQPGIQRAIIKVKEIVKRIDNSLFNHIYNNNIDFIQFSFRWVNCLLLREFPINISVRLLDTYISDICDIFTDFHPYICAVFLVHWSKHLQKMDFQQMLLFMQRFPTQNWKIQDIESILSEAFVLKNAFQSSPKHFS, encoded by the exons atgaaattagatgaaaataatgataagaaaaatgaagaagttgaacaaaaaaatatttcccaaaggatgaaaaaattatgttcTATATTGAATAGTCCCATTATAGATATAA atgaattaaaaaacaTTTTGTGGGGGGGTATATCCGACGAAGTACCTTTTATTGTTAGGGCACGATGTTGGAAGTTAGCGCTTGGATATTTACCTTTAAATACTGATGACACTCAAAAAGTgttgaaaaagaaaagagATGAATATGAGAATTTAAAGAAgcaatattataataaaatgaagTTATCCGAAGAcgaattaaaaatattacgACAGATAAAAGTAGATATTCCAAGAACGAAATCgtgttataatatatttattaataagaAGATACAGCAATTGAGCGAAcatgttttatttatatattccgTTAGGCATCCAGCATGTGGTTATGTACAAGGTATTAATGATTTAATAACACCATTTTTGATTGTATTTATAAGaccatttatattaaaaaaagaaataaattcTGATGATATAGATAACATGATAGATGAggatttaaaaaatgttgaagcagatttatatttttgtctTTCTAAATTATTAGAGCAAATACAAGATAATTATACTTTTGGTCAACCAGGAATACAAAGAGCTATAATAAAAGTGAAAGAAATTGTTAAAAGAATTGAcaattcattatttaatcatatatataataataatattgatttTATACAATTTTCCTTTAGATGGGTTAATTGTCTATTATTAAGAGAATTTCCAATCAATATTTCCGTTCGGTTATTAGATACTTATATTAGCGATATATGTGATATATTCACTGATTTTCATCCATACATATGTGCTGTCTTCTTAGTACATTGGTCAAAACATTTACAAAAAATGGATTTTCAAcaaatgttattatttatgcAAAGATTTCCTACACAAAATTGGAAAATACAAGATATCGAATCCATTTTATCAGAAGcttttgttttaaaaaatgcCTTCCAATCATCTCCCAAGCATTTCTCATAA